One part of the Bacteroidia bacterium genome encodes these proteins:
- a CDS encoding aminotransferase class I/II-fold pyridoxal phosphate-dependent enzyme: MKDIFDKIRNNRGPLGQYSKDSHGYYTFPKLEGEIGPHMVFRGRERLNWSLNNYLGLANHPEVRKADAEATAAYGLAYPMGARIMSGNSNHHEKLESELSAYVHKEDTILCNYGYMAMLSAIDSLVDRRDVIVYDSEAHACIIDGVRLHMGKRFVYPHNDIANLEKQLDRATKMVSETGGGILVITEGVFGMRGDMGKIREIVELKKKFSFRLFVDDAHGIGTMGKTGGGTGEHQDCQDGIDIYFGTFAKSFALIGGFISSNEDVIDYLRYNMRSQIFAKSLPMPIVIGALKRLELMRTKPELRDNLWKIVNALQSGLKNAGFDIGNTESPVTPVYMKGSVEEATGLVLDLRENHNVFCSIVVYPVIPKGMIILRLIPTAVHTIGDVDYTIKAFLSVKDKLASGGYAGAKIATIPK, from the coding sequence ATGAAAGATATATTTGACAAGATTCGAAACAACCGGGGCCCTCTCGGTCAGTATTCCAAAGATTCACACGGCTACTATACTTTTCCTAAGCTGGAGGGAGAGATCGGACCACATATGGTTTTCAGGGGAAGGGAACGTCTTAACTGGAGCCTGAACAACTACCTGGGACTTGCCAATCATCCGGAGGTAAGGAAGGCTGATGCGGAAGCAACTGCAGCGTATGGTCTGGCCTATCCAATGGGTGCCCGTATCATGAGCGGCAATTCCAATCATCATGAAAAGCTGGAATCAGAGCTTTCCGCCTATGTTCATAAGGAGGACACGATTTTGTGTAATTACGGATACATGGCGATGCTTTCCGCCATTGATTCACTGGTAGACCGCAGGGATGTGATCGTGTATGACAGTGAAGCACATGCATGTATCATCGACGGAGTCCGGCTCCACATGGGAAAACGGTTTGTGTATCCACACAATGACATTGCAAATCTTGAAAAACAGCTGGATCGTGCTACCAAAATGGTTTCTGAAACCGGAGGCGGTATTCTGGTGATCACCGAAGGTGTGTTTGGAATGCGGGGCGATATGGGCAAAATCAGGGAGATTGTTGAACTTAAAAAGAAGTTCAGTTTCCGTCTCTTTGTTGATGATGCCCACGGGATTGGCACCATGGGAAAAACAGGCGGAGGAACCGGCGAACACCAGGACTGCCAGGACGGAATCGACATTTATTTCGGAACCTTTGCCAAATCTTTTGCGCTCATCGGCGGTTTCATTTCGTCCAACGAAGATGTGATTGACTATCTACGCTACAACATGCGCTCTCAGATTTTCGCAAAGTCGTTGCCCATGCCTATTGTTATCGGCGCGTTGAAGCGACTAGAGCTGATGCGTACCAAGCCTGAACTTAGAGACAACTTATGGAAGATCGTAAATGCCTTGCAGAGCGGCCTGAAGAATGCGGGATTTGATATAGGCAATACGGAATCACCGGTTACACCGGTGTATATGAAAGGTTCGGTAGAGGAAGCCACCGGGCTGGTACTTGACCTTCGTGAAAATCACAATGTTTTCTGCTCAATCGTGGTTTATCCTGTAATTCCAAAAGGAATGATCATTCTGCGCCTGATACCCACTGCAGTTCATACGATTGGAGATGTTGATTATACGATCAAAGCCTTTTTGTCTGTAAAGGATAAACTCGCTTCCGGCGGCTACGCCGGTGCGAAGATCGCCACGATACCGAAGTAA